The following proteins come from a genomic window of Diprion similis isolate iyDipSimi1 chromosome 8, iyDipSimi1.1, whole genome shotgun sequence:
- the LOC124409895 gene encoding WD repeat-containing protein 74 isoform X2, with the protein MSYREDLNVFVGGTTGAFKGLKVNEKTCITKNIQSLIAITDDQEITTMAWGDQEEKEILIGCGSKGIPSVKIYDTEYSTFTSSFNCDGGKGKIKGISRFNDAVITAVETGHVKLWRYDESEQISINAGENLQRMRHSIVNQNIIATGGRENALKLFDLEKQEKVFVEKNVPPDICQLRMPVWVSDLIFLPNTSSVVTASKYGHVRLYDPRSTQRRPLINLEIKDEALTTISAAHKEKHVVVGSGKGRMNLIDLRSPGKILNTYKGFTGGITDLACSQCHPLITSVSLDRHLRIHHLETKQLLKEVYLVFSLNAMLLRSNFSLEANSPLLEDHVENTRPISGSTDRPTFTSTATENSVGLHSEYDVEYDEMFNRMPIIDNTSDANFRQIKRNYPYKEEATVIDDTLEYDSGGNNRKSLAMKKMRRKTKVR; encoded by the exons ATGAGCTACAGAGAAGACTTGAACGTTTTCGTTGGCGGAACGACTGGCGCCTTCAAAG GGCTGAAAGTTAATGAAAAGACATGTATTACAAAGAACATACAAAGTCTTATAGCTATAACAGATGATCAAGAAATTACAACAATGGCTTGGGGTGatcaggaagaaaaagaaattttaattggGTGCGGATCAAAAGGAATTCCAAG TGTTAAAATATATGATACCGAATACTCGACATTTACAAGTTCGTTTAATTGCGATGGTGGAAAAGGGAAGATCAAAGGAATTTCCCGATTCAATGA cgCTGTAATAACAGCAGTTGAAACAGGTCATGTAAAGTTATGGAGATATGACGAGAGTGAACAAATATCTATAAATGCTGGTGAAAACTTGCAGAGAATGAGGCATTCGATCGTGAATCAAAATATAATCGCCACCGGAGGTCGTGAAAATGCTTTAAAATTGTTTGATCTAGAGAAGCAAGAAAAAGTGTTTGTTGAAAAGAATGTTCCACCTGACATATGCCAGTTGCGAATGCCCGTTTGGGTTTctgatctaatttttttaccaaacacCAGTTCAGTTGTTACAGCAAGTAAATATGGCCAT GTTCGTTTATACGATCCCAGATCCACCCAGCGAAGACCACTAATAAATCTGGAGATCAAAGATGAGGCTTTGACAACTATCTCTGCCGCTCATAAGGAAAA GCATGTAGTTGTCGGATCTGGAAAAGGAAGAATGAATTTGATCGATCTGCGCAGtcctggaaaaattttgaatacgtACAAGGGTTTTACTGGTGGAATAACAGATTTAGCTTGCAGTCAATGTCATCCGTTAATAACGAGTGTTAGCCTAGACAGGCACCTACGGATTCACCATTTAGAAACAAAACAACTGCTGAAAGAG GTTTATTTGGTATTTTCATTGAATGCCATGTTATTGCGATCAAACTTTTCGTTAGAAGCCAACAGCCCATTATTGGAAGACCATGTCGAAAATACTAGGCCGATAAGTGGTTCAACTGATCGGCCAACCTTCACAAGTACCGCGACAGAAAATTCTGTCGGGCTACATTCAGAGTACGATGTTGAATATGATGAGATGTTTAACCGTATGCCAATCATTGACAACACAAGTGATGCAAATTTTAGACAAATTAAGAGAAACTACCCATATAAAGAAGAAGCAACCGTCATAGATGATACTTTG GAGTATGACAGTGGTGGAAATAACCGAAAATCActtgcaatgaaaaaaatgagaagaaagaCGAAAGTTCGTTAA
- the LOC124409895 gene encoding WD repeat-containing protein 74 isoform X1, translating into MSYREDLNVFVGGTTGAFKGLKVNEKTCITKNIQSLIAITDDQEITTMAWGDQEEKEILIGCGSKGIPSVKIYDTEYSTFTSSFNCDGGKGKIKGISRFNEAHDFIFSAVITAVETGHVKLWRYDESEQISINAGENLQRMRHSIVNQNIIATGGRENALKLFDLEKQEKVFVEKNVPPDICQLRMPVWVSDLIFLPNTSSVVTASKYGHVRLYDPRSTQRRPLINLEIKDEALTTISAAHKEKHVVVGSGKGRMNLIDLRSPGKILNTYKGFTGGITDLACSQCHPLITSVSLDRHLRIHHLETKQLLKEVYLVFSLNAMLLRSNFSLEANSPLLEDHVENTRPISGSTDRPTFTSTATENSVGLHSEYDVEYDEMFNRMPIIDNTSDANFRQIKRNYPYKEEATVIDDTLEYDSGGNNRKSLAMKKMRRKTKVR; encoded by the exons ATGAGCTACAGAGAAGACTTGAACGTTTTCGTTGGCGGAACGACTGGCGCCTTCAAAG GGCTGAAAGTTAATGAAAAGACATGTATTACAAAGAACATACAAAGTCTTATAGCTATAACAGATGATCAAGAAATTACAACAATGGCTTGGGGTGatcaggaagaaaaagaaattttaattggGTGCGGATCAAAAGGAATTCCAAG TGTTAAAATATATGATACCGAATACTCGACATTTACAAGTTCGTTTAATTGCGATGGTGGAAAAGGGAAGATCAAAGGAATTTCCCGATTCAATGA GGcgcatgattttatttttagcgCTGTAATAACAGCAGTTGAAACAGGTCATGTAAAGTTATGGAGATATGACGAGAGTGAACAAATATCTATAAATGCTGGTGAAAACTTGCAGAGAATGAGGCATTCGATCGTGAATCAAAATATAATCGCCACCGGAGGTCGTGAAAATGCTTTAAAATTGTTTGATCTAGAGAAGCAAGAAAAAGTGTTTGTTGAAAAGAATGTTCCACCTGACATATGCCAGTTGCGAATGCCCGTTTGGGTTTctgatctaatttttttaccaaacacCAGTTCAGTTGTTACAGCAAGTAAATATGGCCAT GTTCGTTTATACGATCCCAGATCCACCCAGCGAAGACCACTAATAAATCTGGAGATCAAAGATGAGGCTTTGACAACTATCTCTGCCGCTCATAAGGAAAA GCATGTAGTTGTCGGATCTGGAAAAGGAAGAATGAATTTGATCGATCTGCGCAGtcctggaaaaattttgaatacgtACAAGGGTTTTACTGGTGGAATAACAGATTTAGCTTGCAGTCAATGTCATCCGTTAATAACGAGTGTTAGCCTAGACAGGCACCTACGGATTCACCATTTAGAAACAAAACAACTGCTGAAAGAG GTTTATTTGGTATTTTCATTGAATGCCATGTTATTGCGATCAAACTTTTCGTTAGAAGCCAACAGCCCATTATTGGAAGACCATGTCGAAAATACTAGGCCGATAAGTGGTTCAACTGATCGGCCAACCTTCACAAGTACCGCGACAGAAAATTCTGTCGGGCTACATTCAGAGTACGATGTTGAATATGATGAGATGTTTAACCGTATGCCAATCATTGACAACACAAGTGATGCAAATTTTAGACAAATTAAGAGAAACTACCCATATAAAGAAGAAGCAACCGTCATAGATGATACTTTG GAGTATGACAGTGGTGGAAATAACCGAAAATCActtgcaatgaaaaaaatgagaagaaagaCGAAAGTTCGTTAA